CGAGCCTCCTGCAACGCGGATTGACGCGAGTAACCGGGGGTATTGATGTTCGAGATATTCTGCCCGGTTACCGACAGCTGCGTTTGCGACGCCTTCAGGCCACTGAGGCCAATATTGAACAGATCAGCCATGGCTTATGCCTTTCCCTGGGTGTCGGTAGTACCGGCGGTGGTGGCCAGACGGGGATCGTCCATGAGCTTGCGGGCGATCTGCGAAACCTTGCTGGCGTACTGCGGGTCGGTGGCGTAGCCGGCACGCTGCAGCTCACGGAAGAACTGGTCCGGGTTGGCTGTGCTGCCCAGCGCCTGCTTGTAGCGGCCATTGGTCTCGAGAAAGCTCACATAGTCGTCGAAGCTCTGTTCGTATGACTCGTAGCTGCGGAAGCTGGCGCGCTCCTGTCCCTTGACGCCGTCACGATATTCAGTGGTCATGACGCTGGCCGAATCGCCGTTCCAGCTGTTATGCGTCTTGATACCGAACAGGTTGTGGCTGCTGCTGCCATCGGATTCGCGAATAACGGATTTGCCCCAGCCGGTTTCAAGCGCGGCCTGAGCTACCAGATAGTGGGGGTCCACACCCAGTCGGGCGGCCGCCTTGCGCGCCATGGGCAGCATTGCCTCGGCGAACTCCTGTGCACTACCGAAGCGCGCCGGTGCCGCTGCAGCGGTGCTGGGCGCGCCCTGGGCTATCGCCTGCTCCGTGCTCACCACTGGACGCGATGCGCCCGCCAATGCACGCATCGGCTGCCACTGCGCAGGCGTTTCCGCCCTCGCCTGCGCCGCCGCAGGAGCAGGTGTCGCAGCGGTTTGCTCGGCAACAGCGCGATAGCTGGTGGAGATGGCCAGACGACGACGTGCCAGAAGCGCAGACTGGTCGCCCTGCCCCCCCTGGGCCTGGACGTCCGCAGCCACCGGCGCCGGAGAGGCCTTGTTTGGCGACAGCTGCCGCATCATCACATCGGCCAGACCCACGCCCTGCTTTTCAGCCAGGTGCACGGTGAGCTGGTTGTCGTACATGTCCTGATAGAACTTGGTCTGCTGCGTATTAAGGGGATTGCCTTCTGCGAAGCCGGCGTTCGCCTGGCGCATGCTTTTGACCATCATGTTCATGAACAGCGACTCGAACTGTTTCGCGACGCGTTGCAGGTTCTCCTGGCTGTTGGCCTTGCTGCCGACGCCCATCTGGCTCATGGCGTTCAGATCGGTGTAGCTGAGGCTGTTGCTGTTCATGTCCATGGTCAGTTACCCGTCAGATAATGACCAGGTCGGCATTCAATGCGCCGGCCTGCTTGAGTGCTTCCAGGATCGCCATCAGGTCACCGGGCGCCGCTCCGACCTGATTCACGGCACGCACGATTTCATCCAGCGACACGCCCGGGTTGAACACGAACATGCGGCTATCGCCTTCCTCGATGTTGATCTGCGAGCTCGGCGTGACGACGGTCTGGCCTGCAGAAAACGCATTGGGCTGGCTGACCTGCGGGTTCTCGGTGATGGTCACCGTCAGGCCGCCGTGAGTCACTGCAGCCGGCTTCACGCGCACATCCTGCCCGATCACGATGGTGCCGGTTCGCGAATTGATGATGACCTTCGCCGCCGCGTTGCCCTGCTCGATCTGCAGGTTCTCGACCATCGACAGGTAATCGACACGCTGATTGGGGTCGAGCGGCGCGCGAACACGAATCGAGCCGCCGTCGAGCGCCTGGGCAACGCCAGGACCGAAGGTATCGTTGATCTGATCGACGACGCGCTTGGCCGTGGTGAAGTCCGGGCGGTTCAGGTTGAAGGTGAGGCTGTCTCCGG
Above is a window of Halopseudomonas nanhaiensis DNA encoding:
- the flgJ gene encoding flagellar assembly peptidoglycan hydrolase FlgJ translates to MNSNSLSYTDLNAMSQMGVGSKANSQENLQRVAKQFESLFMNMMVKSMRQANAGFAEGNPLNTQQTKFYQDMYDNQLTVHLAEKQGVGLADVMMRQLSPNKASPAPVAADVQAQGGQGDQSALLARRRLAISTSYRAVAEQTAATPAPAAAQARAETPAQWQPMRALAGASRPVVSTEQAIAQGAPSTAAAAPARFGSAQEFAEAMLPMARKAAARLGVDPHYLVAQAALETGWGKSVIRESDGSSSHNLFGIKTHNSWNGDSASVMTTEYRDGVKGQERASFRSYESYEQSFDDYVSFLETNGRYKQALGSTANPDQFFRELQRAGYATDPQYASKVSQIARKLMDDPRLATTAGTTDTQGKA
- a CDS encoding flagellar basal body P-ring protein FlgI → MRAFIVMLCLLLAAPLVQAERLKDIASIAGVRSNQLIGYGLVVGLDGSGDQTSQTPFTAQTFNNMLTQFGITVPPGTRIQTKNVAAVAIHADLPPFARPGQTIDITVSSLGNAKSLRGGSLLMSPLKGIDGQVYAIAQGNLVVGGFGAEGADGSRITVNVPSVGRIPGGATVERAVTSPFASGDSLTFNLNRPDFTTAKRVVDQINDTFGPGVAQALDGGSIRVRAPLDPNQRVDYLSMVENLQIEQGNAAAKVIINSRTGTIVIGQDVRVKPAAVTHGGLTVTITENPQVSQPNAFSAGQTVVTPSSQINIEEGDSRMFVFNPGVSLDEIVRAVNQVGAAPGDLMAILEALKQAGALNADLVII